The window TCATCTGCATCTCGGTCTCGGTGCCGGTTCCTTCGTCACCGCAGCGCAGCAGCAGTGCGAGCGCGATGAACGTCGAGAGCAGCGACGAGCCGCCGTAGCTGATGAAGGGGAGCGTGACGCCGGTCAGAGGAATCAGCCGAGTCACACCGCCGATAATCACGAACGCCTGCAGCGAGATGCTCGCGACCAAGCCCGCCGCCGTGAACGCAGCCATATCGGTCTTGGCGCGCGACGCCGTGGCCAGCCCGCGGATGGCGAAGACGACGAAGCACAGCACGATCGCGGCCGCGCCCAACAGCCCCATCTCTTCACCGATGGCCGAGAAGATGAAGTCGGTCGAGACAAACGGGATGCGCGTGGGCATGCCGGCGCCCAAGCCCACTCCGGTCATGCCTCCGGCGGCGAATGCGAACAGCGACTGGACGAGCTGGTAGCCCGTGCCCGCTGCGTCGGCGAAGGGGTGCAGCCAGATGTCGACTCGCACGCGCACATGGCCAAACGCGTAGTAGGCGCCCACGGCGCTTGCGCAGAACAGCAGCAGCCCGCCGACTACGTAGACCGGTCGACCGGTGGCCGTGTAGAGCATCGTCAGGAAGATCGCGAAGATGATCAGCGAGCTGCCGAGGTCCTTCTCGGCGACGAGGACCATCATCGAGACGGCCCACATCAGCAGCAGCGGGCCGAGCGTGCGCGGCTCGGGCATCGCTACGCCCAGCACTCGGCGGGTGGAGATCGACAGCATCTCGCGGTTCTCGGCGAGGTAGGCGCCGAGAAACAGGACGATGAGAATCTTGGCGAGCTCGCCAGGTTGCAAGGAGAGCGGCCCGAGATGCAGCCACAGGCGCGAGCCGTTGATCTCGCGGCCGATACCGGGCAGTGCCGGTAGCAGCAGCAGGACGATACCGGCAAGGCCCAGCGTGTACTTGTAGCGCGAGAGGCGCTCGAGCGAAGGCACCAAGATGAGTGTGGCCACCAGCGCGCCCACCCCGACGAACAGCCACGTGACCTGGCTCGCCGCGAGCTTGGCATCGAGCCGCGTCACTACGCCGAGCCCCACACCCGCCAGTACGAAGGTGACCGGCAGCAGGCCCGGGTCGGCGTTAGGGGCGAAGCGGCGCACCGCCAGATGTGCGAGCAGGAGCGCGAGCAGCAGCGCAGCCGGCACGAGCAGCGACTCGAGCGCGAACGCGCCCGTCTGGTGCGCGGCAACCAGCGCGAAGATCAGCAGCACCGGCGGCGTGGCCGCGAGCAGGAGCAGCAACTCTGTTGTCCGGCGCGACCTCATCATGGCGTGGTGGGGGTCGTGGCGGGCGTCGTCGAAGTCGCGCCGACCGTGGCCGACGTGGGCGCCGACGGTGCCGGGGCAGTACTGCTCGCCTGCTGTGAGCTATAGAGCCGCTCCATCTTGCTCAGGTCGGCAAGCGGGAACTCGACGCCGGCTTTGAGCTTGGCCTGGGCATCGGTGGGAAGCGCGCTGAAGTGGATGCCCGTGTCGCCGAGCGCCCAGGTGAGCTGGATGCCGGCGAACGAGCCGGGCACTCCTTGGTAGGCGTTGACCGAGTCGCCCTGCACGGTGAAGTAGGCACGCGAGCGCGCATACGTGTAGGCGCCGTAGCTCGCGCCACCTACGGCGAGTGCGAAGAGCAGCACCCAGCCGATGATGGCGAGCCAGCCGCGTCCGCTACGAGCGCCGGTCGCGTCGACCAGCGATCCGCGCCGAGAGCTGCCGGTGCCCTCGATGTCGATCACGATGACGCTGATATTGTCGTGGCCGCCAGCCTCGTTCGCGGTGTCGATTAGCATGCGCGCGGCCACGTCGGGCGTGCGGTACTGCTCGAGGATCTCGCAGATCAGGCCGTCCTCAAGCATCGTTGTCAGGCCGTCGCTGCACAGAAGCAGCCGGTCGCCGGGCGAAGCGTCGACCTCGTAGGTGTCGGCGAGCATGTTGGGGTCGGTGCCCAGCGCGCGCGTGATGACGCTGCGGTTGGGGTGGTAGCGGCTCTCGGCCTCGGTTAGCTGGCCTCGGCGGATCATGTCGGCGACCATCGAGTGGTCCTCGCTCACGCGCACCAGCGCGCCCTCGTGCAGCAGGTAGGCGCGTGAGTCGCCCACGTGCGCGATCGCGATCTTGGTGCCCTCGACGATGGCGGCCGTCATCGTGGTGCCCATGCCGGCCTTGCCAAACCCTTCGCGCGCCGAGCGGATCACTTCTCGGTTGGCGGCTTTCACCGCGCGGGCGAGTGCCTTGGCGTCGGGCCGGCGCGGCGCGTGGTCGCGCAGCGTCTCGACCGCGATCGAGCTGGCAACCTCGCCGGCCTCGTGCCCACCGAGACCATCGGCGACCACGAACAGTGGCGGCTGCGCGAGTACGGAGTCTTCGTTGTGGGTTCGGACGCGCCCGATGTCCGTGAGCGCCGCCCAGCTCTGCTTGGCGCGCGCCGTCACGAGCGGTCGACCTTCAGCCGGACCGCGCCGATGTCGATAGTGTCGCCCACGCGCAGGACGGTGGGGGCCTTGAGCGGTTGGCCGTTGAGCACCGTGCCGTTCGTAGAGCCCATGTCTTCGACCACCGCCGAGTCACCCTGCGGCGCCACGCGGGCGTGCCGGCCGGAGACGAAGTCGTCGCCCAGCACGATGTCGGCGCCGGGCGAGCGGCCGATGACGACCGGGCCGGTGACCGGCACCGCGACGTTCATCAGCTCGCGCGGGCCCTGGACGATCTTGAGCGTCCACGCACCGCGTGACTTGACGCGCTGCCCGGCCACGAGGCCGATACCAGCGCGAACGGCGGCGAACAGGAACAGGTAGAGCAGGGCAAGGAGAAGAAGCCGGCCGGCAAGCAGCACGACATCGATCATGGGCTAACCCCTCGGCTCGTGGTAGATGAGCTCGGTGATGCCGATGACGATCATGTCGCCATCGCGCAGTCGCTGTCGGGTGATCTTGGTGCCGTTGACCATCGTGCCGTTGGTCGAGCCCAGGTCGCGGATAGCCCAGCCCATGCCCTCGCGCTCGAAGGCGGCGTGCTCGCGGGAGACGTTGACGTCGGTAAGCGAGATCTCGCACGTCGCAAGTCTGCCGACAACCGCTCGATCTCCCGTCAGAACAACGTCGTGGTCGACGCCCTTCACCGTCACGGTCGCCAGCGGTGGCGTGGGCGTGAGTAGCTCGGTTGGGTTGGCCTCGGCGGGCGTGCTCGGCGCGGCGGCCACGTCGACGCCTGCTGCCATGGCGGCGGCGCCCGCAATCGCGCCGGCAGCGGCGCTTGCCGCACCCGGCGTCAGGTCGAAGTCGATGCCGGCGGCGTCAAAGACGCCGGCTGCGACTGGCGCGACTGGCTCGGCGCGGGGGGTGGGCTCGGCCGTGAACGGCGGTGCGGAGAGCGGCATGCCCGCGGCCGCGACGCCGGCGAAGCTGGCCGGGACTCGCTCGATGGGCTCGGCGAACGGCTCGGGATCGGGCGTGTAGCCCAGCTCCTGAGCGAGTTCCTCGGGCGAGAGCAGCTCGCCGATGATCTCGAAGCGCCCCAGCTTGAGCTCCTTGTCGACCAAGAAGCGTACGACCGGCCGGGTAGCCAGCTCGTAGTTGTGCTCGCGGGCGTAGCCGATCAGGTACGTCTCGAGTTCGCCGGAAAGGGTGTCGGCGAAACCGCCGAGTGCCTGGTCGTCCTGGCGCGACAGCAAGATGTTGTAGAGCGTGGGCGCGTAGACCTTGCCCACGCCTAGCTTCTTGCCGCGGTCCATCTCTTTGCCCAGCTTGCGGGCGAGTTCGGCCGGCTGTACCGGCGCTCGGAACACGCGGGCGAACCCGCCCTCCAAGGCACGGCCCATGCGGTCTTCAAAGTCGGAGAGGATGCTCATCGAGTCTCAGGTACCTTCGCTAGTCGTCTGACTCGTACGCGGCGTGTACGAGGTCTTCTTCCTCTGCCCTGACCGGCGCTCCTAGCACGATCACGAGCATCATCAGTATAAGTGAGCCGGCCAAAGACCAAGCGAACGTAGTGCCGGTCCAAGCGGCCGCGCCCTTCCCCGCGCCGTGCAGGGTCGCCGCGGCCATCCGGGCGAGCACGTTGGCGCCAAGCAGCACGCCTCCACCAACGACCGTACCCACAACCGCGGAGAACCGCGTGGCCCGCCGAGACAACAGCGACATCGCCAGCGCCGCGACCGGCCAGCCGAGCAGCGAGATCCATGCGGCTGGATCGGTGAACGCCTTGGCGACGTGAGCGCTGACGAGCAGCCCTGCGGCCGGATTCGCGAGCAGCTGCGGGCTCACCGCGACGTAGGGCGCGACCTGGCCTGAGGACGCCGAGGCCAGCAGCATCAGCACGCCGCCAACCAGCCCCGCCGCCATTGCGGTGAGGGGCGGGAGCGAGAAGCCGGCCAGCAGCGGCGTCAGGTAGCCCACGCGCGCGACTCCAAGCACGGGTGCAGAGAGCGGGAGGACGGCCGCGCCGGCGCTTCGGCGGGCGAGGAACCACCACCACAGCACCGCACCCAGCGCGAACAATGCGCCCAGCAGCCAGACGTGCAGAGCGAACAACCCGATTGCGAAAGCCAGCAGCCCCAGCCCTGTTCCGAGGGATGGTGCGAGCGCTCCAGCCAGCGCGACGAGGCCGGCGGCGCCGGCGAGCGGCAGCGGCTCGAGGTGCGTGGGCGCGAGGCCGACCCACGCGAGCCATCCCGACTCGGCGGCCGCAATCGCCCGCAGAGCGAGGCCGCCAGCGGGGCTGCGCCAGCGGTCCCAGAGGCCCACGCGCTGCCAACCGGGTTCCTCGGCGGCGAGCTCCTCATCGGCGTACGCATCGACGAGGTCGGCGAGCGAGTCTTGGCCGGTCGCGGGGTCTCCGAGGTGGGGCAGAAGCGCATCGGCGAAGCTCGCAACGGTCGGGTAACGGTCGATTGGCTGTGGGCCGAGACCCGCGAGAAGCACGTCGTCGATGCCGCGCGAAAGCTCGCGTTCGTAGGCGCTTGGCCGCGGCGGATCTGTGCCCACGATGGTAGCGACCGCAGCGCGAATGTCGCGCGAATCGAAGGGGTTTGCGCCGGTGAGGCACTCGTAGGCGAGAACCGCCACGGCCCACTCGTCGCTTGCCTCGGTGACCAGCCCGCCCTCCAGCTGTTCGACGGGCATGTAGCCGATGGTGCCGCCCCAGCTCGCTCCATGGCCGGTGGCAGTAGAGAGCGCCGCCATCCCGAAGTCGGCCACTTTGACGCGACCGTCGCGAGTCACGAGCACGTTGGCCGGCTTCATGTCGAGGTGCAGTACGCCGTTGTCGTGCGCGAACTCGAGCGCCGAGCACACCGCGTCCAACACGGCGGCTGACTCGTCGAGGGTCAGCGCTCCGCCGACATCGTCGAGCAGGTCCTCGAGGCTGGCGCCGTCGACGTACTCCATGATCAGGAACGCCTCGTCGGCGTCGGTCTCGAAGTCGTAGACGGTGACGATCGCGGGGTGGTTGAGCATTGCCGCGGTGCGGGCCTCGGCAAGGCCGGGAGGGTTCTGAAGAATGGCGCCTGTGTGGTCGCGAGGCAGCTTGAGGCGTTTGATCGCGACTCGGCGCTGCATGCGCGTATCCCACGCGAGCGTGACGGTCGCGAACCCGCCCTCACCCAGCTCGTCGAGCGGGCGATAGCGATCGAGGATCAGCTGCTGCTCCACACGCCTCCCCATCGCACCCGTCTGACGTGACCCCTCATTCTATATGCTTCGTTGACCTCAAGGGGGTTCGTGCCGATGATATGGGTGGACTACCACTTTGTTAATGGTTAGCAAAGGGTGGTTCAGGGAGTATGAAAGCATGCGCGACTGGTATCCATGGGGGAAGCAACGCAATCCAGATGAAACCGAGCAGCGAGCCGCCGCTACGGTCATCATCAACTGGGTTCCTACCGTGTTGATCCTGGGTCTCTACGTGTGGTGGTCCCTGATCACATTCATCCTCGGGAATCGGGTGCCCGACTTCGCAGACGCGGGCGAGGCCGTCTCCTTGGCGCTTCTCGGGTGTGCCTTCCTGGTTGTCATCCCAACGCTCGTGCGCAGGTTCGCCCCCAAGACTTCTCGTGCCGGGCGCGCGACCATCGTCCTTGTGATCTGGGCGGTCATCGCCGTTCCACTCTCGATCGGGTTGTTCTGGAGCTCGTACGACGCGCTGCATCCCGTGCCTGCGCGTTTCGCCGGCTCCCTCCCGGATGTCGCGGCCCTTATCGGCCGCACGCCTCATGACGTCGAGCGGATCTTGGGCTCGTACAAGGTCGTGGGCGAGGCCGTGCTACCACCAGGCGAAGGGCCATCGCCCTGGCGACCCGGTGGCGCGAACGCGCAGAGCGTCGTGATCTACTCGTTGCCCGATCTGAACACGATTAACTATCGCCCTCAGAAGCGAGCGAGCGAGGCAGCGGAGTCCCAGCAGTTCGCGCTGGAGTTCGGCTCCAGCACGTCCCCCGCGCAGTGGAACAGCGACGCTGTCGTGCTCGCCTACTACGGTGCGAACTCGACCATCGTTGGCGTTCGCATGGAGGTCAGCATGCGGTCAGCCGCCGAGGCACTCTCCAACGTAACGTCGGCGACGGTGCTTGAGGCTACCGGAATCGAGCGACCCGTATTGGTGCCCAACGTTGTCGGCTACGAGCCTGGGACAGACCCGTCCAAAGGCGAAACAGCTTTCTGGGGCGGCGGCACCGCCAAGAGCCTCCCGATCGGCTTCGAGCTTCAAATCGGAGGGTTGTCCAACTTCTTGATCGGGCGAACCGCGGTCGAGCCGAGCGCATCCGGGGATCTGGGCGACCTGACGCTGGTGGCGGCGCCGGGGCTCAACGCTGCGCCGAGTCAGCTACAGGCCGCGTCCGGCCCGCCGAGCACGGCGGTGGTCCAGGCTGCCGAGAGGCTCGCCGTGAACCCTCTTCCCCCCGTCGGCAAGGACTCGTACAGTGACGCCACGTTCTGGGTGATTCTCTGCTCGCCGCCCTACTCGACGGAGGAGCAGGCGATCCAGCGAGCGCAGGAACTCAATGCTGGCAGGGTCGCGAGCGCCCAACGATTCACGGTCGAGCGGTCGGGACATCTGGCCACAATCGGGACGTCGGACTTCTGGGTGGTCATCTACGACATCGGATACTCGCAGGAGCAGGACGCGCGTGATGCAGTTGCGTCGAACGGCAACGCGCTTCCGCAGCATGACGTGAAGATCGCCCACATCACCAAGATCTGCGGCGACTACACGATCGCCAAGATAGTCCGCTAGGGTCTCCCGGGCTTCTCGGCGAGCACAGCGGGGCTGCGGGGCGCAACGCAGGCCTGAATGGGGAATGAGCGATACGTCACCGCTCCCATCAGGAGGTTCCCCATGAGGGCCCATGTCGACGAGGACGTCTGTATCGGCTGTGAGCTGTGCGTTGACACGTGCCCGGAGGTATTCGAGATGAACGACGACGGGTTCTCCGAGCCAATCGTGGACCCGGTTCCACCCGAGCAAGAAGACTGCGCGCGAGAGGCCGCCGATATCTGCCCCGTGACTGCGATTGAGATCGAAGAGTAGGCGTCCGGCTTCGCGAGAGACGCCGAGAGGAGCCTCATGGTCCGCACGCTGAGCGTCGTCGTGCCCGCACTGAACGAGGCCGAGCGTCTGCCCGACCTTCTCGATGCCCTTGGACGCCAGACGCGTCGTCCCGATGAGGTGATCATCGCCGACGCCGGCTCGACCGACGACACGCGTGTGGTGGCTATCGCTCGGGGAGCGCTGGTGGTCGAAGGCGGCAAGCCGGCCGTGGGGCGAAACGCGGGCGCGGCGGTGGCGACGAGCGACCTCGTGCTCTTCCTCGACGCCGACGACGAGCTGGACGACGACTTCATCGCGAGCGCACTGGAGGAGTTCGACGACCGCAAGCTGGCCGTCGCCACCAGCTTCGTCGAGCCTATCGAGCGCGACCCCCGCAACATCTTCGCGACCGAGGTCGTCAACCTCTACCTCGACGTGATGCAGTACGTCGCGCCCCACGCTCCAGGCTTTTGCATCCTCGTCCGCCGAGACGTCCACGAGGCCATCCACGGCTTCGACGAGACGGTCGTCCTTGCCGAGGACCACGACTACGTCCAGCGCGCTGCCGAGCATGGCAAGTTTCGCGTGCTTCGCACCGCCACCGTCGCGACCTCGATGCGCCGTATCGAGAAAGAGGGTCTGGTCCGCCTCGCGTTCAAGTACCTCTACTGCGAGCTCTACGTGGTCACCGGTCGGCCCATCCGCGAGGTCCCCTTCGACTACGAGTTCGGCAACTTCGCGCCCCAGGACCGCAGCGAGGCGCGCAAGGCGATTGCGGCGTTGCGCGAGCGGCTGGGCGACTTTGCCGATGCCATCGTCGCGGCTCCGGGCGACGGTCTGGATGCACTGGACCGCCTGGGCTCGGCCGAGCTTACGCCTCAGGCGTTCGACCGCACCCTGAGCGAGCTCGGTGCCGAGGATGTGCGCAAGCTGCGCCGCTACGTGGGCGCCCGCGTGCGCCTGGCTCGGCGCGTCCCGCGCACGGCCGTGGCGCGAATTCGCCGAGCCGGCGACGCGATCTGGCGCGAACTCACACGCTCGCAGGCCTAACGCGAGATTCGTGCGTCCCGTGGGGATGATGTGAGGACGCCCAGAGTGGCGCGGAATTAGCATTGTGAAACCTCGAATTGGTGAACTGCGCCTTGGCTCGTGCGACGAATGCCGGTGCGAACGCTACAGGTGAACCCCTGAAGTGCCGAAAGCACGACGAGGGGTCCCACGCACCATACGCAGCCGCGCTGCGATACGAGGAGTCGCGTCCATAGCGGGCGCCTGATGCGATTTGAGGTCGACCCTAGGATGAAGCGCCTTCGAGCCACCGCTCTGGTCGCTGCTGCCATCGCCCTCGGTGCCGCAGGAGCGTTTGCGCTGTGGGCCAACTTGGGGGCTCCAGGCGTCGCCCCAGCCGCTCGCGCCCTAGTCGTCAGACTCGCGGCGCAATCGCCCGCATCCCCCGCGCCCCCTGCTTCGACACCCACTCCGGTCGCTCCGCTGGCCCGCCCGAGCGACACGGCGGTCGCGACCAGCGCGCCTCCGAGCGCGACCGTGATCGCAACGCGCACCAGGCCTCCTGTAAAGACGGGCGCCATCGTGGTTCGTTTTCGCGGGAACACCGCGGCGTCGCGGCAGTTCGTTGCCGCCAATAGCGGCCGTGTGATCCAGAGTTCTAGCGGCTGGTTGGTCGCTTCGCTTCCCACACCAA of the Coriobacteriia bacterium genome contains:
- a CDS encoding serine/threonine-protein kinase — protein: MEQQLILDRYRPLDELGEGGFATVTLAWDTRMQRRVAIKRLKLPRDHTGAILQNPPGLAEARTAAMLNHPAIVTVYDFETDADEAFLIMEYVDGASLEDLLDDVGGALTLDESAAVLDAVCSALEFAHDNGVLHLDMKPANVLVTRDGRVKVADFGMAALSTATGHGASWGGTIGYMPVEQLEGGLVTEASDEWAVAVLAYECLTGANPFDSRDIRAAVATIVGTDPPRPSAYERELSRGIDDVLLAGLGPQPIDRYPTVASFADALLPHLGDPATGQDSLADLVDAYADEELAAEEPGWQRVGLWDRWRSPAGGLALRAIAAAESGWLAWVGLAPTHLEPLPLAGAAGLVALAGALAPSLGTGLGLLAFAIGLFALHVWLLGALFALGAVLWWWFLARRSAGAAVLPLSAPVLGVARVGYLTPLLAGFSLPPLTAMAAGLVGGVLMLLASASSGQVAPYVAVSPQLLANPAAGLLVSAHVAKAFTDPAAWISLLGWPVAALAMSLLSRRATRFSAVVGTVVGGGVLLGANVLARMAAATLHGAGKGAAAWTGTTFAWSLAGSLILMMLVIVLGAPVRAEEEDLVHAAYESDD
- a CDS encoding FHA domain-containing protein; this translates as MIDVVLLAGRLLLLALLYLFLFAAVRAGIGLVAGQRVKSRGAWTLKIVQGPRELMNVAVPVTGPVVIGRSPGADIVLGDDFVSGRHARVAPQGDSAVVEDMGSTNGTVLNGQPLKAPTVLRVGDTIDIGAVRLKVDRS
- a CDS encoding Stp1/IreP family PP2C-type Ser/Thr phosphatase; amino-acid sequence: MTARAKQSWAALTDIGRVRTHNEDSVLAQPPLFVVADGLGGHEAGEVASSIAVETLRDHAPRRPDAKALARAVKAANREVIRSAREGFGKAGMGTTMTAAIVEGTKIAIAHVGDSRAYLLHEGALVRVSEDHSMVADMIRRGQLTEAESRYHPNRSVITRALGTDPNMLADTYEVDASPGDRLLLCSDGLTTMLEDGLICEILEQYRTPDVAARMLIDTANEAGGHDNISVIVIDIEGTGSSRRGSLVDATGARSGRGWLAIIGWVLLFALAVGGASYGAYTYARSRAYFTVQGDSVNAYQGVPGSFAGIQLTWALGDTGIHFSALPTDAQAKLKAGVEFPLADLSKMERLYSSQQASSTAPAPSAPTSATVGATSTTPATTPTTP
- a CDS encoding DUF3662 domain-containing protein, which translates into the protein MSILSDFEDRMGRALEGGFARVFRAPVQPAELARKLGKEMDRGKKLGVGKVYAPTLYNILLSRQDDQALGGFADTLSGELETYLIGYAREHNYELATRPVVRFLVDKELKLGRFEIIGELLSPEELAQELGYTPDPEPFAEPIERVPASFAGVAAAGMPLSAPPFTAEPTPRAEPVAPVAAGVFDAAGIDFDLTPGAASAAAGAIAGAAAMAAGVDVAAAPSTPAEANPTELLTPTPPLATVTVKGVDHDVVLTGDRAVVGRLATCEISLTDVNVSREHAAFEREGMGWAIRDLGSTNGTMVNGTKITRQRLRDGDMIVIGITELIYHEPRG
- a CDS encoding ferredoxin; the protein is MRAHVDEDVCIGCELCVDTCPEVFEMNDDGFSEPIVDPVPPEQEDCAREAADICPVTAIEIEE
- a CDS encoding glycosyltransferase, with protein sequence MVRTLSVVVPALNEAERLPDLLDALGRQTRRPDEVIIADAGSTDDTRVVAIARGALVVEGGKPAVGRNAGAAVATSDLVLFLDADDELDDDFIASALEEFDDRKLAVATSFVEPIERDPRNIFATEVVNLYLDVMQYVAPHAPGFCILVRRDVHEAIHGFDETVVLAEDHDYVQRAAEHGKFRVLRTATVATSMRRIEKEGLVRLAFKYLYCELYVVTGRPIREVPFDYEFGNFAPQDRSEARKAIAALRERLGDFADAIVAAPGDGLDALDRLGSAELTPQAFDRTLSELGAEDVRKLRRYVGARVRLARRVPRTAVARIRRAGDAIWRELTRSQA